In Populus alba chromosome 1, ASM523922v2, whole genome shotgun sequence, a single window of DNA contains:
- the LOC140954165 gene encoding uncharacterized protein isoform X1, whose product MAETKLYGYKLTPSLSSLPSLTTLRRHVAPFPSLVSFNTPKPPRLRVLSMAIKRSPKRLKYSAPRFTKEDGLLCVEADELGSDTWKLEPVIELLKQGAVGVIPTDTVYVCCLLDCYIYKHQWKFCGSWYAIVCDLKSNSAIERLRRIKNIEPSKPLSILCHSLRDIDTYTTGFPRGDGQGHADIFRAVKHCLPGPYTFILTASKELPKQCVRYGTTTAKYASRKNVGIRMPDDAICQAILEKMDAPLISTSVRSPKENEWMIDPVVIADIYGPEGLDFVVNGGIRMADPSTVVDMTGSSPKIIRQGKGPKLHWMVAEDDDESAFHDDDLIPSAT is encoded by the exons ATGGCGGAAACAAAACTGTACGGTTACAAACTGACTCCATCACTCTCATCTCTACCCTCTTTAACAACTCTACGACGACATGTCGCTCCATTTCCGAGCCTTGTTTCCTTTAACACCCCAAAACCCCCTCGCCTCCGTGTCTTATCCATGGCTATTAAAAGAAGCCCAAAACGACTCAAGTACTCTGCTCCTCGTTTTACCAAG GAGGACGGACTGCTTTGTGTGGAAGCTGACGAGTTAGGATCTGACACGTGGAAGTTGGAACCTGTGATTGAGCTTTTGAAACAAGGAGCTGTTGGTGTTATTCCCACTGATACTGTGTATGTATGCTGTTTGCTTGACTGTTACATATATAAGCATCAATGGAAGTTTTGTGGTTCTTG GTATGCGATTGTTTgtgatttgaaaagcaactcAGCAATTGAACGTCTTCGTAG AATTAAAAACATAGAACCTTCCAAG CCCCTTAGTATCTTGTGCCACTCTCTGAGAGACATAGATACATATACTACTGGATTCCCACGTGGTGATGGTCAAGGTCATGCAGATATATTTCGAGCCGTTAAGCATTGCTTACCAGGGCCA TATACTTTCATCCTAACTGCAAGCAAAGAACTGCCAAAACAGTGCGTGCGGTATGGGACTACAACTGCCAAATATGCTTCAAGGAAAAATGTGGGTATCCGAATGCCTGATGATGCTATTTGTCAAGCAATCCTGGAGAAGATGGATGCACCGCTTATATCCACaag TGTCAGGTCGCCAAAGGAAAACGAGTGGATGATTGATCCAGTTGTAATAGCTGATATATATGGACCAGAG GGtcttgattttgttgttaatgGAGGTATCAGAATGGCTGATCCATCTACTGTAGTTGACATGACAGGAAGTTCTCCAAAAATTATACGGCAAGGAAAG GGGCCTAAATTACACTGGATGGTAgctgaagatgatgatgaatctGCTTTTCATGATGACGATCTCATACCTTCTGCTACTTAA
- the LOC118063203 gene encoding uncharacterized protein has product MLKCEVKHMATSAIGLLQLKLVMCIAVMILCALDSTKSIVIVNFHQAPPEQSRISTAVFQYSAEFPDGSNACKNNSCHISCELDGRTLRSCPADIIVFKNLTVNHKHSFRLNVTTRNGERNSSSYSWFIDTIPPSATIFSEQNYTNAGNITIDVTFSEACTGLGGFKCVNSSNCDVILNGPAYVHASSLHIIKPNIKYRLDLTLSLKSLRGRILVRMADNFCTDKAGNSFTRTNSSSLIIHFDRRPVLVDLWMPVPSYVMEINGVPRTVLATNKIGDLKICLDFSIPIGNSTEEVLKSLHVNSDNVLPVLIGNHGNRKFFFELRNASKAETITVELDSGLVGRTGTPVSQAASLTILFDSTKPEVRLSTSSPNVTKASDMKVIVGFTKPVFGFEASMVQVEGGKVTRQV; this is encoded by the exons ATGCTTAAATGTGAAGTGAAGCACATGGCAACTTCTGCAATTGGTTTACTCCAACTCAAACTAGTTATGTGTATTGCAGTTATGATTTTGTGTGCATTAGACTCAACTAAGTCAATAGTTATCGTTAACTTTCATCAAGCTCCTCCTGAACAATCAAGGATCTCTACTGCTGTTTTCCAGTATTCAGCAGAGTTTCCAGATGGTAGCAACGCTTGCAAGAATAACAGTTGCCACATTTCCTGTGAG CTCGATGGCCGAACTTTGAGATCATGTCCTGCTGATATAATAGTATTCAAGAACTTAACTGTAAACCACAAACACAGTTTTCGTCTCAATGTCACAACTCGTAATGGAGAGCGAAACTCATCATCTTATTCTTGGTTCATAG ACACAATTCCACCATCTGCAACAATATTTAGTGAACAGAATTACACAAATGCTGGAAATATAACCATTGATGTAACATTCAGTGAAGCTTGCACCGGGTTGGGTGGATTCAAGTGTGTGAACTCATCAAATTGCGAT GTCATTTTGAATGGTCCAGCCTATGTTCATGCGTCTTCCCTACACATCATCAAACCTAATATAAAATACAGACTTGACTTGACTCTCTCCTTGAAAAGTTTACGTGGCCGCATCTTAGTCAGAATGGCAGATAATTTTTGTACAGATAAGGCTGGAAACTCTTTTACAAGGACAAACAGTTCCTCTTTAATTATTCACTTTG ATAGAAGACCAGTGCTGGTAGATTTGTGGATGCCAGTTCCATCATATGTAATGGAGATCAATGGGGTCCCAAGAACTGTTCTGGCAACTAACAAAATTGGGGACTTGAAAATTTGTTTGGACTTCAGCATTCCCATTGGAAATTCAACAGAAGAAGTCCTAAAGTCCTTGCATGTAAATTCAGATAATGTTTTACCTGTTCTTATTGGAAATCATGGGAATCGCAAGTTCTTTTTTGAA CTCAGGAATGCATCGAAAGCTGAAACCATTACGGTTGAACTAGATTCTGGATTAGTTGGCAGAACAGGCACTCCTGTTTCACAAGCGGCCTCACTGACAATTCTCTTTG ATTCAACAAAGCCTGAGGTGAGACTGAGCACCAGCTCACCAAATGTTACAAAGGCATCTGACATGAAAGTGATAGTAGGGTTTACGAAACCGGTGTTTGGCTTTGAGGCCTCCATGGTACAAGTGGAAGGAGGAAAAGTTACAAGGCAG GTTTAA
- the LOC118063268 gene encoding mitochondrial import receptor subunit TOM20, which yields MEMQNDFDRLLFFEHARKTAEDAYAQDPLDADNLLKWGGALLELAQFQSVPDSKKMMLDGITKLEESLLINPKKHEAIWYLGNAHTSYAFLTPDQDVANESFEKAAVYFQQAVDEDPDNELYRKSLEVSSKAPELHSQIHKHGGLDQLEMGAAPASAASTSSSAKSSKKKKSSDLTYDICGWVILAVGIVAWIGFAKSQMPPPPPTQ from the exons ATGGAAATGCAAAACGACTTTGATAGGTTACTGTTCTTCGAGCACGCACGTAAAACAGCTGAAGATGCTTATGCTCAAGACCCTCTTGATGccgat AATTTGTTGAAGTGGGGAGGAGCTTTGTTGGAGTTGGCTCAGTTTCAGAGTGTTCCAGATTCAAAGAAGATGATGCTAG ATGGAATCACGAAGCTGGAGGAGTCGTTGCTGATTAATCCCAAGAAACACGAGGCTATCTGGTACCTGGGAAATGCACATACTTCATATGCATTTTTGACACCAGATCAAGATGTGGCTAATGAGAGTTTTGAAAAGGCGGCTGTCTACTTTCAACAAGCTGTTGATGAG GATCCAGATAATGAACTTTATCGCAAGTCTTTGGAAGTGTCTTCTAAG GCTCCAGAGTTGCACTCACAGATTCACAAGCATGGTGGCTTAGATCAACTGGAAATGGGAGCTGCCCCTGCTTCTGCAGCTTCTACTTCATCAAGTGCAAAG AGttctaagaagaagaaaagcagcGATCTCACGTATGATATATGTGGATGGGTTATTCTTGCTGTTGGCATTGTTGCTTGGATTGGATTTGCAAAATCCCAGATGCCGCCTCCTCCTCCTACACAATAA
- the LOC140954165 gene encoding uncharacterized protein isoform X2: MAETKLYGYKLTPSLSSLPSLTTLRRHVAPFPSLVSFNTPKPPRLRVLSMAIKRSPKRLKYSAPRFTKEDGLLCVEADELGSDTWKLEPVIELLKQGAVGVIPTDTVYAIVCDLKSNSAIERLRRIKNIEPSKPLSILCHSLRDIDTYTTGFPRGDGQGHADIFRAVKHCLPGPYTFILTASKELPKQCVRYGTTTAKYASRKNVGIRMPDDAICQAILEKMDAPLISTSVRSPKENEWMIDPVVIADIYGPEGLDFVVNGGIRMADPSTVVDMTGSSPKIIRQGKGPKLHWMVAEDDDESAFHDDDLIPSAT, encoded by the exons ATGGCGGAAACAAAACTGTACGGTTACAAACTGACTCCATCACTCTCATCTCTACCCTCTTTAACAACTCTACGACGACATGTCGCTCCATTTCCGAGCCTTGTTTCCTTTAACACCCCAAAACCCCCTCGCCTCCGTGTCTTATCCATGGCTATTAAAAGAAGCCCAAAACGACTCAAGTACTCTGCTCCTCGTTTTACCAAG GAGGACGGACTGCTTTGTGTGGAAGCTGACGAGTTAGGATCTGACACGTGGAAGTTGGAACCTGTGATTGAGCTTTTGAAACAAGGAGCTGTTGGTGTTATTCCCACTGATACTGT GTATGCGATTGTTTgtgatttgaaaagcaactcAGCAATTGAACGTCTTCGTAG AATTAAAAACATAGAACCTTCCAAG CCCCTTAGTATCTTGTGCCACTCTCTGAGAGACATAGATACATATACTACTGGATTCCCACGTGGTGATGGTCAAGGTCATGCAGATATATTTCGAGCCGTTAAGCATTGCTTACCAGGGCCA TATACTTTCATCCTAACTGCAAGCAAAGAACTGCCAAAACAGTGCGTGCGGTATGGGACTACAACTGCCAAATATGCTTCAAGGAAAAATGTGGGTATCCGAATGCCTGATGATGCTATTTGTCAAGCAATCCTGGAGAAGATGGATGCACCGCTTATATCCACaag TGTCAGGTCGCCAAAGGAAAACGAGTGGATGATTGATCCAGTTGTAATAGCTGATATATATGGACCAGAG GGtcttgattttgttgttaatgGAGGTATCAGAATGGCTGATCCATCTACTGTAGTTGACATGACAGGAAGTTCTCCAAAAATTATACGGCAAGGAAAG GGGCCTAAATTACACTGGATGGTAgctgaagatgatgatgaatctGCTTTTCATGATGACGATCTCATACCTTCTGCTACTTAA